One Vespa velutina chromosome 19, iVesVel2.1, whole genome shotgun sequence DNA segment encodes these proteins:
- the LOC124955871 gene encoding uncharacterized protein LOC124955871 isoform X2, with translation MDTVKEYVGYINPHWVAIVSAGMYTYLRHICIVGLCFEEENNPPFDPSYSSILFVFSALCLVAEYRLWPRSLKEPPIQLLYIYEMLMAALATNLVTRAIWLPLMHVIYCLTQESSKWLLWLNTTIGLSRYSFVTTFAYYLAKENAATHMAFCLSLLSFVWMLDATESLDTILDIWAK, from the exons ATGGACACCGTCAAGGAATACGTCGGATATATTAATCCTCATTGGGTAGCTATAGTTTCAGCAGGAATGTACACTTATCTCAGACACATATGCATAGTCGGTTTGTGTTTCGAAGAGGAAAATAATCCACCTTTTGATCCATCTTATTCTTCGatacttttcgttttctcggCTTTATGCCTTGTTGCTGAGTACAGACTCTGGCCAAGATCATTGAAAGAACCACCAATACaacttctttatatttacgag atGTTGATGGCTGCTTTGGCAACAAATCTTGTAACTCGAGCTATCTGGCTACCATTGATGCATGTAATATATTGCTTAACTCAAGAGTCGAGTAAATGG ttactATGGTTAAACACGACGATAGGTTTGAGTCGTTATTCGTTTGTGACGACATTCGCTTATTATCTGGCCAAGGAAAATGCGGCTACACATATGGCTTTTTGCttatctttattgtctttCGTGTGGATGTTGGATGCCACTGAATCACTGGACACAATTTTGGATATCTGGGCCAAGTAg